Proteins found in one Zea mays cultivar B73 chromosome 1, Zm-B73-REFERENCE-NAM-5.0, whole genome shotgun sequence genomic segment:
- the LOC100191234 gene encoding diaminopimelate epimerase chloroplastic isoform X2 encodes MSSAAATAFAGVSVATPNLTTPFRGRVRLPLRGVSAAPRRAVASMAVSAPRSGAAASFLERRESERALHFVKYQGLGNDFIMVDNRDSSVPKVTPEEAAKLCDRNFGIGADGVIFVMPGVNDADYTMRIFNSDGSEPEMCGNGVRCFARFIGELENLQGTHSFTIHTGAGKIIPEIQSDGQVKVDMGEPILSGADIPTKLVATKNKAVIQAELAVEGLTWHVTCVSMGNPHCVTFGANELKIDDLKLSEIGPKFEHHEMFPARTNTEFVQVLSRSHLKMRVWERGAGATLACGTGACAVVVAAVLEGRAERKCVVDLPGGPLEIEWREDDNHVYMTGPAEAVFYGSVVH; translated from the exons ATGTCGTCCGCCGCCGCCACAGCCTTTGCCGGAGTCTCCGTCGCCACCCCGAACCTCACCACTCCATTTCGCGGTCGCGTGCGCCTTCCGCTACGCGGGGTCTCCGCTGCCCCACGCCGCGCCGTCGCTTCGATGGCCGTGTCCGCCCCCAGGTCCGGCGCCGCCGCCTCGTTCCTGGAGCGCCGCGAGTCCGAGCGCGCTCTCCACTTCGTCAAGTACCAGGGCCTCGGCAATGACTTCATTATG GTGGACAACAGGGATTCGTCGGTGCCGAAGGTGACGCCGGAGGAGGCCGCGAAGCTGTGCGACCGAAACTTCGGCATTGGTGCCGACGGCGTCATCTTCGTCATGCCAGGGGTCAATGATGCCGACTACACCATGAGGATCTTCAACTCTGACGGCAGCGAGCCAGAG ATGTGTGGTAATGGAGTCCGTTGCTTTGCTCGGTTTATAGGCGAACTTGAAAATCTGCAGGGGACACATAG CTTCACTATTCATACTGGTGCTGGGAAGATCATTCCTGAAATACAAAGTGATGGGCAG GTAAAGGTTGATATGGGAGAGCCCATCCTTTCTGGAGCAGACATCCCCACAAAACTGGTAGCTACCAAGAACAAAGCTGTTATCCAAGCTGAGTTGGCAGTTGAGGGCTTAACATGGCATGTCACATGTGTTAGCATGGGCAACCCCCACTGTGTCACATTTGGGGCAAACGAGTTAAAG ATCGACGATTTAAAACTCAGCGAAATTGGGCCTAAATTTGAGCATCATGAAATGTTTCCTGCTCGCACAAACACAG AGTTTGTACAGGTTTTGTCTCGCTCACACCTCAAAATGCGAGTCTGGGAACGTGGTGCTG GAGCAACTCTTGCCTGTGGTACTGGTGCTTGTGCGGTGGTTGTTGCAGCTGTTCTTGAGGGTCGAGCTGAGCGG AAATGTGTAGTTGATTTGCCTGGCGGGCCATTGGAAATTGAGTGGAGGGAGGATGACAATCATGTTTACATGACTGGTCCTGCAGAGGCCGTCTTTTATGGATCTGTTGTTCACTAG
- the LOC100191234 gene encoding diaminopimelate epimerase chloroplastic isoform X1 yields MSSAAATAFAGVSVATPNLTTPFRGRVRLPLRGVSAAPRRAVASMAVSAPRSGAAASFLERRESERALHFVKYQGLGNDFIMVDNRDSSVPKVTPEEAAKLCDRNFGIGADGVIFVMPGVNDADYTMRIFNSDGSEPEMCGNGVRCFARFIGELENLQGTHSFTIHTGAGKIIPEIQSDGQVKVDMGEPILSGADIPTKLVATKNKAVIQAELAVEGLTWHVTCVSMGNPHCVTFGANELKTLQIDDLKLSEIGPKFEHHEMFPARTNTEFVQVLSRSHLKMRVWERGAGATLACGTGACAVVVAAVLEGRAERKCVVDLPGGPLEIEWREDDNHVYMTGPAEAVFYGSVVH; encoded by the exons ATGTCGTCCGCCGCCGCCACAGCCTTTGCCGGAGTCTCCGTCGCCACCCCGAACCTCACCACTCCATTTCGCGGTCGCGTGCGCCTTCCGCTACGCGGGGTCTCCGCTGCCCCACGCCGCGCCGTCGCTTCGATGGCCGTGTCCGCCCCCAGGTCCGGCGCCGCCGCCTCGTTCCTGGAGCGCCGCGAGTCCGAGCGCGCTCTCCACTTCGTCAAGTACCAGGGCCTCGGCAATGACTTCATTATG GTGGACAACAGGGATTCGTCGGTGCCGAAGGTGACGCCGGAGGAGGCCGCGAAGCTGTGCGACCGAAACTTCGGCATTGGTGCCGACGGCGTCATCTTCGTCATGCCAGGGGTCAATGATGCCGACTACACCATGAGGATCTTCAACTCTGACGGCAGCGAGCCAGAG ATGTGTGGTAATGGAGTCCGTTGCTTTGCTCGGTTTATAGGCGAACTTGAAAATCTGCAGGGGACACATAG CTTCACTATTCATACTGGTGCTGGGAAGATCATTCCTGAAATACAAAGTGATGGGCAG GTAAAGGTTGATATGGGAGAGCCCATCCTTTCTGGAGCAGACATCCCCACAAAACTGGTAGCTACCAAGAACAAAGCTGTTATCCAAGCTGAGTTGGCAGTTGAGGGCTTAACATGGCATGTCACATGTGTTAGCATGGGCAACCCCCACTGTGTCACATTTGGGGCAAACGAGTTAAAG ACCTTGCAGATCGACGATTTAAAACTCAGCGAAATTGGGCCTAAATTTGAGCATCATGAAATGTTTCCTGCTCGCACAAACACAG AGTTTGTACAGGTTTTGTCTCGCTCACACCTCAAAATGCGAGTCTGGGAACGTGGTGCTG GAGCAACTCTTGCCTGTGGTACTGGTGCTTGTGCGGTGGTTGTTGCAGCTGTTCTTGAGGGTCGAGCTGAGCGG AAATGTGTAGTTGATTTGCCTGGCGGGCCATTGGAAATTGAGTGGAGGGAGGATGACAATCATGTTTACATGACTGGTCCTGCAGAGGCCGTCTTTTATGGATCTGTTGTTCACTAG